A genomic segment from Janibacter sp. DB-40 encodes:
- a CDS encoding lysylphosphatidylglycerol synthase transmembrane domain-containing protein, whose protein sequence is MSTTTDRRRTVRRVVQVVLGLGLAVVLLWWGLPFFAQTTWGEVGDVLAGVSPWKAVLYTGFIVAGLYCYTFVMTGAMPGLSHPRALILNVCGSSVSNLLPGGGAVGLAATYYIAKSWGFTVTSVTTMAVVTGVWNVLARAALPVIAIIGLSWGAVDLPPSMREAAWAAIVTGAVVLALFVIAVVTDAGARSVGRGLDRLVRLVRRGHTDAAERGLTGLRAQVAETVRTGWLSMTLGMVGFFGLYYVLFLLCMSATGVELPFGQLFAAYAIGRLLTAVGVTPGGLGVTEAGTVAALVAWGADPAASMAGVVIFSIFTHLLEVPLGAIGWVAWSVMPRASREEIAQAAAGS, encoded by the coding sequence ATGAGCACGACCACCGACCGTCGGCGCACGGTCCGCCGCGTCGTCCAGGTCGTCCTCGGCCTCGGCCTCGCGGTGGTCCTGCTGTGGTGGGGCCTGCCCTTCTTCGCGCAGACCACCTGGGGCGAGGTCGGCGACGTGCTCGCGGGGGTCTCACCGTGGAAGGCGGTGCTCTACACCGGCTTCATCGTCGCCGGCCTGTACTGCTACACATTCGTGATGACCGGGGCCATGCCCGGGCTGAGCCACCCGCGGGCCCTGATCCTCAACGTCTGCGGCTCCTCCGTCTCGAACCTGCTTCCCGGCGGTGGCGCCGTGGGGCTGGCCGCCACCTACTACATCGCCAAGTCGTGGGGGTTCACCGTCACGAGCGTGACGACGATGGCGGTCGTCACCGGGGTGTGGAACGTCCTCGCCCGCGCCGCGCTGCCGGTGATCGCGATCATCGGCCTGTCCTGGGGCGCGGTGGACCTGCCGCCCTCGATGCGGGAGGCGGCCTGGGCCGCGATCGTCACCGGCGCCGTCGTGCTGGCGCTCTTCGTCATCGCGGTCGTCACCGATGCGGGTGCCCGGAGCGTCGGGCGGGGACTGGACCGACTGGTGCGCCTCGTCCGGCGCGGGCACACCGACGCGGCCGAGCGCGGCCTGACCGGGCTGCGGGCGCAGGTCGCGGAGACGGTGCGCACCGGGTGGTTGTCGATGACCCTGGGCATGGTCGGTTTCTTCGGTCTGTACTACGTGCTCTTCCTGCTGTGCATGTCCGCCACGGGGGTCGAGCTGCCCTTCGGACAGCTCTTCGCGGCGTACGCCATCGGGCGGCTGCTCACCGCGGTCGGGGTCACGCCGGGCGGGCTCGGGGTCACCGAGGCCGGCACCGTGGCGGCCCTCGTCGCCTGGGGCGCCGACCCGGCCGCGTCCATGGCCGGGGTGGTGATCTTCTCGATCTTCACCCACCTGCTCGAGGTCCCGCTCGGGGCGATCGGGTGGGTCGCGTGGAGCGTCATGCCCCGGGCCAGCCGGGAGGAGATCGCCCAGGCCGCCGCCGGGAGCTGA
- a CDS encoding cobalamin biosynthesis protein CobB → MSGTGPDSPRDVTILGEPAGSDRPADPGHEGKGEIHLVHMYPREMSIYGDLGNTRCLAARIRRHGYVPVVHQHHPGQSLPETVHLMVGGGGQDSGQVTVEADLERHADRLRDLVTEGVPMLMICGMYQLFGQSFVTVDGRRVPGLGILDATTQGNEVRMIGPVVLSTEFGDVVGYENHSGSTVLGAGQDPFGRVRHGQGNNGSDGTEGAVTGHVVGSYLHGPILPANPRLADALIGWAAEVATGRPFEPEELDDAVADQAHARQVARLLG, encoded by the coding sequence ATGAGCGGCACCGGACCCGACAGCCCCCGCGACGTCACGATCCTCGGCGAGCCCGCGGGCTCCGACCGTCCCGCCGACCCCGGGCACGAGGGCAAGGGCGAGATCCACCTCGTGCACATGTACCCCCGCGAGATGAGCATCTACGGGGACCTGGGCAACACCCGCTGCCTCGCCGCGCGCATCCGGCGGCACGGGTACGTCCCGGTCGTGCACCAGCACCACCCCGGGCAGTCGCTGCCGGAGACCGTCCACCTCATGGTCGGTGGCGGCGGTCAGGACTCCGGGCAGGTCACCGTCGAGGCGGACCTCGAGCGCCACGCCGACCGGCTCCGGGACCTGGTCACCGAGGGCGTGCCCATGCTCATGATCTGCGGGATGTACCAGCTCTTCGGCCAGTCCTTCGTCACCGTCGACGGCAGGCGCGTGCCCGGTCTGGGGATCCTGGACGCGACCACGCAGGGCAACGAGGTGCGGATGATCGGGCCGGTCGTGCTGTCCACGGAGTTCGGTGACGTCGTCGGCTACGAGAACCACTCGGGCTCGACCGTGCTCGGGGCGGGCCAGGACCCCTTCGGCCGGGTCCGCCACGGGCAGGGCAACAACGGCTCCGACGGCACCGAGGGTGCCGTCACCGGGCACGTCGTCGGCTCCTACCTCCACGGACCGATCCTGCCGGCCAACCCGCGCCTCGCGGACGCCCTCATCGGGTGGGCCGCGGAGGTGGCGACCGGTCGGCCCTTCGAGCCCGAGGAGCTCGACGACGCGGTGGCCGACCAGGCGCACGCCCGTCAGGTGGCCCGCCTGCTGGGCTGA
- a CDS encoding Mur ligase family protein, translated as MLRTTIATLAGKAARHAARLRGGGSGGSALPGLVAEKVDPAFLAHTLADVPGGIVVVSGTNGKTTTTKMLVAILRAHGMRVFTNPTGSNFTRGVISAMLAEMPVRGGLEADIAVLELDEAHALHFGRAVAPTHALLLNVARDQLDRFAEIDHTAGLLTRLAAMTTHGVVLNRDDPFVNRIATTLAPGVDLTWFGLDASVADRAGELSEHDARAQEDFTPPVAGERDGLLTPVDEESLRITFGAHGEGGSLGPVTLRQRGLAAMINATAATSTAKHLLGAAFRHEATERALRTVAPPFGRGEVIDVDGSPLELVLVKNPAGFTVALSTYASTPAATMVAINDDYADGRDVSWLYDVSFESLRAKGVALTSGVRGWDMALRLQYDDVAVAATETDLAKALTTFLADHEGEPKRIFTSYTAMLALRRMLGERYDLPEMGVDAPETDGGAA; from the coding sequence GTGCTGAGAACGACGATCGCAACCCTCGCCGGCAAGGCCGCCCGCCACGCAGCCCGTCTGAGGGGCGGGGGCTCGGGAGGATCTGCCCTGCCCGGCCTCGTCGCGGAGAAGGTCGACCCCGCCTTCCTCGCCCACACCCTCGCCGACGTGCCGGGCGGCATCGTCGTGGTCTCCGGGACCAACGGCAAGACGACGACCACGAAGATGCTGGTCGCGATCCTGCGCGCCCACGGCATGCGGGTCTTCACCAACCCCACGGGCAGCAACTTCACCCGCGGAGTCATCTCCGCGATGCTCGCGGAGATGCCCGTGCGCGGTGGGCTCGAGGCGGACATCGCCGTCCTCGAGCTGGACGAGGCGCACGCACTCCACTTCGGCCGGGCCGTCGCCCCCACCCATGCCCTCCTGCTCAACGTCGCCCGCGACCAGCTCGACCGCTTCGCCGAGATCGACCACACGGCGGGGTTGCTCACCCGGCTGGCCGCGATGACGACGCACGGGGTTGTGCTCAACCGGGACGACCCCTTCGTCAACCGCATCGCGACCACGCTCGCGCCGGGCGTCGACCTCACCTGGTTCGGCCTGGACGCGTCGGTCGCCGACCGCGCCGGCGAGCTGTCCGAGCACGATGCCCGGGCGCAGGAGGACTTCACGCCGCCGGTCGCCGGTGAGCGCGACGGCCTGCTGACGCCGGTCGACGAGGAGTCGCTGCGCATCACCTTCGGTGCCCACGGCGAAGGGGGTTCCCTCGGCCCCGTGACCCTGCGCCAGCGTGGTCTGGCCGCGATGATCAACGCCACCGCGGCGACGTCGACGGCCAAGCACCTGCTCGGCGCCGCGTTCCGCCACGAGGCCACCGAGCGGGCGCTGCGGACGGTGGCGCCCCCCTTCGGCCGCGGTGAGGTCATCGACGTCGACGGCAGCCCGCTCGAGCTCGTCCTGGTCAAGAACCCCGCCGGCTTCACCGTCGCGCTGAGCACCTACGCGAGCACACCGGCCGCGACGATGGTCGCCATCAACGACGACTACGCGGACGGCCGGGACGTCTCGTGGCTCTACGACGTCAGCTTCGAGTCCCTGCGGGCGAAGGGAGTGGCCCTCACCTCCGGTGTGCGCGGCTGGGACATGGCGCTGCGCCTGCAGTACGACGACGTGGCCGTCGCCGCCACCGAGACGGACCTGGCGAAGGCCCTGACCACCTTCCTCGCCGACCACGAGGGGGAGCCGAAGCGCATCTTCACCTCCTACACGGCGATGCTCGCGCTGCGCCGGATGCTCGGTGAGCGCTACGACCTGCCCGAGATGGGCGTCGACGCGCCCGAGACCGATGGAGGAGCGGCATGA
- a CDS encoding lysophospholipid acyltransferase family protein, with the protein MQVSEWILRRVIVGPPLRAYLRLRVEGAEHVPATGPVIIASNHLSFVDSMVIPLAAGRKVGFLGKAEYLQGTGLMGWIKRLWFGEFGGMIPVDRSDARAAARSLELAEEHLSKGGAFGIYPEGTRSRDGMLHKGRTGVGRLAAATGAVVVPCALTGTDKVQPVGATGFRPHRVTVRFGPPVDVDSLREQHVKSKLFRAITDEVMDGIAERCDQPRSADYADRPGPGAPLG; encoded by the coding sequence ATGCAGGTCAGCGAGTGGATCCTGCGCCGGGTGATCGTCGGTCCGCCCCTGCGGGCGTACCTGCGGCTGCGCGTCGAGGGCGCGGAGCACGTCCCCGCGACCGGTCCGGTGATCATCGCCAGCAACCACCTCAGCTTCGTCGACTCGATGGTCATCCCGCTGGCCGCCGGCCGCAAGGTCGGCTTCCTCGGCAAGGCCGAGTACCTGCAGGGCACCGGCCTCATGGGCTGGATCAAGCGCCTGTGGTTCGGCGAGTTCGGCGGCATGATCCCGGTCGACCGTTCCGACGCGCGGGCCGCGGCCCGCTCGCTCGAGCTCGCGGAGGAGCACCTGTCGAAGGGGGGCGCCTTCGGCATCTATCCCGAGGGCACCCGCAGCCGCGACGGCATGCTCCACAAGGGGCGCACCGGGGTCGGTCGGCTGGCCGCGGCCACCGGGGCGGTGGTCGTCCCGTGTGCGCTCACCGGGACCGACAAGGTCCAGCCGGTCGGGGCCACGGGGTTCCGCCCGCACCGGGTGACCGTCCGCTTCGGGCCGCCGGTCGACGTCGACTCCCTGCGGGAGCAGCACGTCAAGAGCAAGCTCTTCCGGGCGATCACCGACGAGGTGATGGACGGCATCGCCGAGCGCTGTGACCAACCCCGCAGCGCCGACTACGCGGACCGCCCGGGGCCCGGTGCCCCGTTAGGGTGA
- the guaA gene encoding glutamine-hydrolyzing GMP synthase produces MTDSLKTSPVLVVDYGAQYAQLIARRVREAKIYSEVVPHTTPVAEILAKEPAAVVLSGGPSSVYADDAPGLDAALLEAGVPVFGMCYGFQAMVKALGGTVERTGLSEYGSTRAEIAEQDSTLFTGQPAEQSVWMSHGDSVTEAPEGMRVTASTSGAPVAAFEDDERRLYGVQWHPEVMHSTFGQSTLENFLRRGAGLEAEWTSDNVIDEQVEIIRETVGEDRVLCGLSGGVDSSVAAALVQRAVGEQLTCVFVDHGLLRQGEAEQVEQDFVAATGVKLVVVDARTQFLEALAGVSDPEEKRKIIGREFIRVFEQAARDVVGSGDDEHPVKWLVQGTLYPDVVESGGGSGAANIKSHHNVGGLPDDLQFKLIEPLRALFKDEVRQVGRELGVPDEIVDRQPFPGPGLGIRIIGEVSEHNLDILRRADAIAREELSAAGLDREIWQCPVVLLADVRSVGVQGDGRTYGHPIVLRPVSSEDAMTADWTRVPGDVLAQISTRITNEVPEVNRVVLDVTSKPPGTIEWE; encoded by the coding sequence GTGACGGATTCGCTCAAGACCTCCCCGGTCCTCGTCGTCGACTACGGCGCCCAGTACGCCCAGCTCATCGCCCGGCGGGTGCGTGAGGCCAAGATCTACAGCGAGGTCGTGCCCCACACGACGCCGGTCGCCGAGATCCTCGCGAAGGAGCCGGCCGCAGTCGTCCTCTCCGGCGGACCCTCGTCGGTCTACGCCGACGACGCCCCGGGCCTGGACGCGGCCCTCCTCGAGGCCGGCGTCCCCGTCTTCGGCATGTGCTACGGCTTCCAGGCCATGGTCAAGGCCCTCGGTGGGACGGTCGAGCGGACCGGCCTGAGTGAGTACGGCTCGACCCGGGCGGAGATCGCGGAGCAGGACTCGACCCTCTTCACCGGTCAGCCGGCCGAGCAGTCGGTGTGGATGAGCCACGGTGACTCCGTGACCGAGGCTCCCGAGGGGATGCGGGTCACGGCGAGCACGTCCGGGGCGCCCGTGGCCGCCTTCGAGGACGACGAGCGCCGCCTCTACGGCGTGCAGTGGCACCCCGAGGTCATGCACTCCACCTTCGGCCAGAGCACCCTGGAGAACTTCCTGCGCCGCGGCGCCGGCCTCGAGGCCGAGTGGACCTCGGACAACGTCATCGACGAGCAGGTCGAGATCATCCGCGAGACCGTCGGGGAGGACCGCGTGCTCTGCGGCCTGTCCGGCGGAGTCGACTCGTCCGTGGCCGCGGCACTCGTGCAGCGCGCCGTGGGGGAGCAGCTCACCTGCGTCTTCGTCGACCACGGGCTGCTGCGCCAGGGCGAGGCGGAGCAGGTCGAGCAGGACTTCGTCGCGGCGACCGGCGTCAAGCTCGTCGTCGTCGACGCCAGGACACAGTTCCTCGAGGCTCTCGCGGGCGTGAGCGACCCCGAGGAGAAGCGCAAGATCATCGGTCGCGAGTTCATCCGCGTCTTCGAGCAGGCCGCTCGTGACGTCGTCGGCAGCGGCGACGACGAGCACCCGGTCAAGTGGCTCGTGCAGGGCACGCTCTACCCGGACGTCGTCGAGTCCGGAGGCGGCTCGGGCGCGGCCAACATCAAGTCCCACCACAACGTCGGTGGGCTGCCCGACGACCTGCAGTTCAAGCTCATCGAGCCGCTGCGCGCCCTCTTCAAGGACGAGGTGCGCCAGGTCGGCCGCGAGCTCGGTGTGCCCGACGAGATCGTCGACCGCCAGCCCTTCCCCGGCCCCGGGCTGGGCATCCGGATCATCGGCGAGGTCAGTGAGCACAACCTCGACATCCTGCGCCGCGCGGACGCGATCGCCCGCGAGGAGCTGTCCGCGGCCGGGCTCGACCGGGAGATCTGGCAGTGTCCCGTCGTCCTCCTCGCAGACGTCCGCTCGGTCGGTGTCCAGGGGGACGGGCGCACCTACGGTCACCCGATCGTCCTGCGCCCCGTCTCCTCCGAGGACGCGATGACGGCCGACTGGACCCGCGTCCCCGGCGACGTGCTGGCCCAGATCTCCACCCGGATCACCAATGAGGTGCCCGAGGTCAACCGCGTCGTGCTCGACGTCACGAGCAAGCCGCCGGGCACCATCGAGTGGGAGTGA
- a CDS encoding DUF3817 domain-containing protein, whose amino-acid sequence MSTDEQVVATADPRAIASALTLFRVSAIVAGLAMFVLIVEMVLKYGFDNDVLTWWSPVHGLIFMVFAVATANLGFKVGWSVGRMIAVLLLACIPFIAFVEERRVVREVTPLTQ is encoded by the coding sequence ATGAGCACCGACGAGCAGGTTGTGGCCACCGCCGACCCGAGGGCGATCGCGAGCGCGTTGACCCTCTTCCGGGTGAGCGCGATCGTCGCCGGCCTGGCGATGTTCGTCCTCATCGTCGAGATGGTCCTCAAGTACGGCTTCGACAACGACGTGCTCACGTGGTGGTCGCCCGTGCACGGCCTGATCTTCATGGTCTTCGCCGTCGCCACCGCCAACCTCGGCTTCAAGGTCGGGTGGTCGGTCGGGCGGATGATCGCGGTCCTGCTGCTGGCGTGCATCCCCTTCATCGCCTTCGTCGAGGAGCGTCGCGTCGTCCGCGAAGTCACCCCGCTCACGCAGTGA
- a CDS encoding SURF1 family protein: MLRTALRPRYLGLLALALVIGVLCVIAGRWQWSVAHDEARADTVREIQDRPVVPLDDFVQPLEDFPDGGSGQRVTTTGEYTGDQVLVVDRLLNDELGAWVVDRFVVAGTGANLAVVRGWIPKGETPPPAPSGTIELLGSLAPKEAPDEGVGLADGEMTSVDVAKLVNVWPGEIYNGFAFAMSEDGREQAPGLERVPPPLPDTSLQWRNVMYAVQWWVFAAFPLWMWTKMVRQTARRDEAVEAEEIKEHVT, encoded by the coding sequence GTGCTCCGGACCGCCCTTCGCCCCCGTTACCTGGGGCTGCTCGCGCTCGCGCTGGTCATCGGCGTCCTCTGCGTCATCGCCGGCCGGTGGCAGTGGTCGGTGGCGCACGACGAGGCGCGGGCGGACACGGTCCGGGAGATCCAGGACCGCCCGGTCGTCCCGCTGGACGACTTCGTGCAGCCGCTCGAGGACTTCCCCGACGGCGGGTCCGGCCAACGGGTGACCACGACCGGCGAGTACACCGGTGACCAGGTGCTCGTGGTCGACCGTCTGCTGAACGACGAGCTGGGGGCGTGGGTCGTCGACCGCTTCGTCGTCGCCGGGACCGGGGCCAACCTCGCCGTGGTGCGCGGGTGGATCCCGAAGGGGGAGACCCCGCCACCGGCGCCGTCGGGCACCATCGAGCTGCTCGGGTCGTTGGCCCCGAAGGAGGCCCCCGACGAGGGCGTCGGTCTCGCCGACGGTGAGATGACGTCGGTGGACGTCGCCAAGCTGGTCAACGTCTGGCCGGGCGAGATCTACAACGGGTTCGCGTTCGCCATGAGTGAGGACGGCCGGGAGCAGGCGCCGGGCCTGGAGCGGGTGCCACCGCCGCTTCCGGACACCTCGTTGCAGTGGCGCAACGTCATGTACGCCGTCCAGTGGTGGGTGTTCGCTGCGTTCCCGCTGTGGATGTGGACGAAGATGGTGCGTCAGACGGCGCGCCGGGACGAGGCCGTGGAGGCCGAGGAGATCAAGGAGCACGTGACATGA
- a CDS encoding GMC family oxidoreductase, translated as MSSTSTTRKALAGTVDTDVLVIGSGFGGSVAALRLSEKGYRVTVLEAGRRFEDEDFAETSWDLKNFLWAPKAGCYGIQRIHMLKDVMILAGAGVGGGSLNYANTLYVPPTVFFEDRQWGHITDWQSELKPHYDTASSMLGVVTNPCEGPVEDVMRAAAADMGVPETFVKTPVGVFFDTEEGAHEQGSTVPDPYFGGAGPSRTTCTECGNCMVGCRVGAKNTLMKNYLALAERLGTQIVPMRTVTRVGVVPGTDAAGEEIYRVRHEATDKPGDKGARVTTARHVVVAAGTWGTQNLLHRMKDDGELPRISDTLGALTRTNSEALLGALTERPPTGADDLTKGVAITSSFHPDEDTHIENVRYGRGSDAMGLLTTLLTPPRTGRTPRLVKLLAALPTQLPALKAWFPPGTHFADSTVIGLVMQSLDNSLTTSLRRGVLGNRRLTSQQGHGEKNPTYIESGHKGIRVITERLGERLGMRTFAGGTWSEAFDIPLTAHFLGGAAISDSPDHGVIDPYHRVWGHPGITISDGSAVSANLGVNPSLTITAQAERAFSLWPNAGETDPRPAQGEPYQRLQPVAPSVRAVERFTHASAKVNLGMPQVVAG; from the coding sequence GTGAGCAGCACCAGCACGACACGCAAGGCCCTCGCGGGCACGGTGGACACGGACGTCCTCGTCATCGGCTCCGGCTTCGGAGGCTCCGTCGCCGCCCTTCGCCTCTCCGAGAAGGGATACCGGGTCACGGTCCTCGAGGCCGGCCGCCGGTTCGAGGACGAGGACTTCGCCGAGACCAGCTGGGACCTGAAGAACTTCCTCTGGGCCCCCAAGGCCGGCTGCTACGGGATCCAGCGCATCCACATGCTCAAGGACGTGATGATCCTCGCCGGCGCGGGTGTCGGTGGCGGGTCGCTCAACTACGCCAACACCCTGTACGTGCCACCGACCGTCTTCTTCGAGGACCGCCAGTGGGGCCACATCACGGACTGGCAGTCCGAGCTGAAGCCGCACTACGACACGGCCAGCTCGATGCTCGGCGTCGTGACCAACCCCTGCGAGGGACCGGTCGAGGACGTCATGCGCGCGGCCGCCGCGGACATGGGTGTCCCGGAGACCTTCGTCAAGACCCCGGTCGGGGTCTTCTTCGACACCGAGGAGGGCGCCCACGAGCAGGGGAGCACGGTGCCCGACCCGTACTTCGGCGGTGCCGGACCGTCGCGGACCACGTGCACCGAGTGCGGCAACTGCATGGTCGGCTGCCGCGTCGGGGCCAAGAACACCCTGATGAAGAACTACCTCGCGCTCGCGGAGCGGCTCGGGACGCAGATCGTGCCGATGCGCACGGTCACCCGGGTCGGGGTCGTGCCGGGCACCGACGCCGCGGGCGAGGAGATCTACCGGGTGCGCCACGAGGCCACCGACAAGCCCGGCGACAAGGGCGCCCGGGTCACCACCGCCCGCCACGTCGTCGTCGCCGCCGGGACCTGGGGCACCCAGAATCTCCTCCACCGGATGAAGGACGACGGTGAGCTGCCGCGCATCAGCGACACCCTCGGCGCCCTGACCCGCACCAACTCCGAGGCCCTCCTCGGCGCCCTGACCGAGCGTCCCCCGACCGGTGCGGACGACCTCACGAAGGGGGTGGCGATCACCTCCTCCTTCCACCCGGACGAGGACACCCACATCGAGAACGTGCGCTACGGCAGGGGCTCGGACGCGATGGGCCTGCTCACCACGCTCCTCACCCCGCCGCGGACCGGCCGCACCCCGCGCCTGGTCAAGCTGCTCGCGGCGCTGCCGACGCAGCTCCCGGCGCTGAAGGCGTGGTTCCCGCCGGGGACCCACTTCGCCGACAGCACCGTCATCGGGCTGGTCATGCAGAGCCTCGACAACTCGCTGACGACCTCCCTCCGCCGGGGGGTGCTCGGGAACCGTCGCCTGACCTCGCAGCAGGGCCACGGGGAGAAGAACCCGACCTACATCGAGTCGGGGCACAAGGGGATCAGGGTCATCACCGAGCGGCTCGGCGAGCGGCTCGGCATGCGCACCTTCGCGGGCGGCACGTGGAGCGAGGCCTTCGACATCCCGCTGACCGCGCACTTCCTCGGCGGCGCCGCGATCAGCGACTCGCCCGACCACGGCGTCATCGACCCGTACCACCGGGTGTGGGGCCACCCCGGTATCACGATCAGCGACGGGTCGGCCGTCTCGGCCAACCTCGGCGTCAACCCCTCGCTGACGATCACCGCGCAGGCCGAGCGGGCCTTCTCGCTGTGGCCGAACGCCGGTGAGACCGACCCACGCCCGGCGCAGGGCGAGCCGTACCAACGCCTGCAGCCGGTCGCCCCGAGCGTCCGGGCGGTGGAGAGGTTCACGCACGCCAGCGCCAAGGTGAACCTCGGTATGCCCCAGGTCGTGGCCGGCTGA
- a CDS encoding succinic semialdehyde dehydrogenase produces the protein MTSETIADPELDPTATYAVDPSRARRLASRVVASPTAQTFTRTSPMTGGPIATLPLSTAQDVARAVTAARAAQSRWATTSFDDRARILLRFHDLVLDKQVELLDLVQLESGKTRHQAFEEVADTAMAARYYARTAQAHLRPQRVQGALPLLTRTHVLHHPKGVVGVVSPWNYPLSLAITDALPALMAGNAVVLRPDQQGSVTALAAVEMLVRAGLPEGLFQVVLGRGSEAGQAIVDSADYVCYTGSTPTGRRVAQSAAARLVSFSMELGGKNSVYVADDADLDKAVEGAVRGCFSSAGQLCISTERVLVHEDVADEFVPRFVAAVREMTLSTALEYGHDMGSLVNQSQLDTVTEHLEDAVTKGATVLTGGKHRPDVGPYVFEPTVLDGVTSAMTCRDEETFGPLVSIYRVADDEAAIALANDTEYGLNSSVWTTDVRRGRRIAERIRTGTVNINEAYAAAWASMGAPMGGMKDSGTGRRHGAEGILKYTEAQTVSSQHVMPIAPAFGISHQTYAKALTAGLRAMKMTGMK, from the coding sequence ATGACCTCGGAGACCATCGCTGACCCAGAGCTGGACCCCACCGCGACCTACGCGGTCGACCCGAGCCGGGCCCGCCGCCTCGCGAGCCGGGTCGTGGCCTCACCGACGGCGCAGACCTTCACCAGGACCTCGCCGATGACCGGTGGTCCCATCGCGACGCTGCCGTTGTCGACGGCACAGGACGTCGCCCGGGCCGTGACCGCCGCCCGGGCCGCGCAGAGCCGGTGGGCCACCACGTCCTTCGACGACCGGGCGCGTATCCTGCTGCGGTTCCACGACCTCGTCCTCGACAAGCAGGTCGAGCTGCTCGACCTCGTCCAGCTCGAGTCGGGCAAGACGCGGCACCAGGCCTTCGAGGAGGTCGCCGACACCGCCATGGCGGCGCGGTACTACGCGCGCACCGCGCAGGCCCACCTGCGGCCACAGCGGGTCCAGGGCGCCCTCCCGCTCCTGACCCGCACCCACGTGCTGCACCACCCCAAGGGCGTCGTCGGCGTCGTCTCGCCGTGGAACTACCCGCTGAGCCTGGCGATCACCGACGCCCTGCCCGCCCTCATGGCCGGCAACGCGGTCGTGCTGCGCCCGGACCAGCAGGGCTCGGTCACCGCGCTGGCGGCCGTCGAGATGCTCGTGCGGGCCGGTCTGCCCGAGGGCCTCTTCCAGGTCGTCCTCGGTCGCGGCTCCGAGGCCGGTCAGGCGATCGTCGACTCCGCCGACTACGTCTGCTACACCGGCTCCACGCCGACCGGGCGCAGGGTCGCGCAGTCCGCGGCGGCGCGGCTCGTCTCCTTCAGCATGGAGCTCGGCGGAAAGAACTCCGTCTACGTCGCTGACGACGCCGACCTGGACAAGGCCGTCGAGGGTGCCGTGCGCGGCTGCTTCTCCAGCGCCGGCCAGCTGTGCATCTCCACCGAGCGGGTCCTCGTCCACGAGGACGTCGCCGATGAGTTCGTGCCGCGCTTCGTCGCCGCCGTCCGGGAGATGACGCTGAGCACAGCGCTCGAGTACGGCCACGACATGGGCTCGCTGGTCAACCAGAGCCAGCTCGACACCGTCACCGAGCACCTCGAGGACGCGGTGACGAAGGGAGCGACCGTCCTCACCGGCGGCAAGCACCGTCCCGACGTCGGCCCCTACGTCTTCGAGCCCACCGTCCTCGACGGGGTGACGTCGGCCATGACCTGCCGCGACGAGGAGACCTTCGGTCCGCTCGTCTCGATCTACCGCGTGGCCGACGACGAGGCCGCGATCGCCCTGGCCAACGACACCGAGTACGGCCTCAACTCCTCCGTGTGGACCACGGACGTGCGCCGGGGTCGCCGCATCGCCGAGCGGATCCGCACGGGCACGGTCAACATCAACGAGGCCTACGCCGCGGCATGGGCCTCCATGGGCGCGCCCATGGGCGGCATGAAGGACTCGGGCACGGGCCGGCGGCACGGGGCCGAGGGGATCCTGAAGTACACCGAGGCGCAGACCGTCAGCTCCCAGCACGTCATGCCGATCGCGCCCGCCTTCGGCATCAGCCACCAGACCTACGCCAAGGCGCTGACCGCCGGCCTGCGCGCCATGAAGATGACGGGGATGAAGTGA